Part of the Cottoperca gobio chromosome 16, fCotGob3.1, whole genome shotgun sequence genome, AGTACAGTCCTTCTGAGCAGACACATTCTCTGTGTCTTTTtaggtatttaaataaatgtccaaatAGGCCATAACACctggaaaatacaataaaaacagtattaCACATTGTAGTGTGGGTACACTCATGTATGTGTCAGTTACTTTGATCTGTCTCTGGATAATGTTATGTAATACTGAAAAAAGTGAATTAACTAATACTGTAACttcttaaaatgtatatgttattatcattattttctaattctgtaataaaatgctttatttatacCCACAGCGTACAGTGCAACTGTGACTTTCTTTTACCTTTAACCTGTAACTATTTCTTGAGGAAATTTTGCAACATTGAACAGTAACTTGATAGTTATTATATAGTAACTTGCTATATgttaacatatatatatcctGTGCCCCTCAGGTATTCTTGCAGGTGATTGGTCAGTTCGTCTCCCCTCCAGTCCGATCTGTGCTGTGACTGGTTCTTCCGTGGTTCTCCCTTGTTCCTATGACTACCCCCAAAGTTCTAATGAGACCCAGGAAGAGGGAGGGCTTGCTGCTCAGGTAGTTCAATAAAGAAGGCATTGTTAGCAGTTGCAATATATCCTGCAATGTGTCTTTAACCAGAACACTTTCTCTGCAATCCAAATGAAGCTATAGGGGGGTTGATTAAGGATAACTGTATTAAACTAACTACTTAAGGTTTACAATTAAAGTTTTGGGAGTGGTTTAAACATCTAGCATCAGGTTAACGTAAGCATAGCATCTGCTATGTTACAGTGCGTTATCCCTTGTTTAAAAGCTCCTTGTTTTCTATAGCAActctgtttatttttctctattagattggaggaggagaagaaggacaacGGTACGAAGTTCTGTCTGAGATGTGGTGTCTCGAAGACAGTCGCTGTATCACATCAAGGTATTGTTTAGGATGCACAGAACACCCGTGATTTTAGTGAAGCACTCATAGCACAGGGTTTAGACAAACACAGTAAAtatgtccgtctgtccgtctcaGATATGTCTTCCACAGTGCCAGTATCTTCCCAGATCCATCCTACCAGAACAGGGTGGAGTACCTGGGACAACCAGGATCAAAAAACTGTTCTGTGAGGATTTCTGATGTGAGACAGTCGGACAGTGGAGCTTATGTGTTTTACGTCATTACCAGCCACCCTACACAGAAGATGCCGGAGCAGAGTGGTGTACAGCTGCTGGTGGCAGGTGGGAATATTTCATTTACAACTAATGCTACAACTGATCATATTTGCCATAATTATCATACATCATCAATCCCTAGCTCATAATATGTAGAGTTGCAAAGTATTTAAGAAAATAGAAAGCTTTAAAATAGTAACAACATCACCAAATCacatatatctgtatatttttAGCCAACATGgcgttttaatattttaaatgcaaagTAGGGAGCTGACTTTTATCAATTGTGCCTTAATTTTCAACCATACAGTACTTCACATGCAACTCAAAATCTTGAAAATCAGTTTGCCCTGATCCACCACAGTAGACCACAAAgtctttttatttgtccttCCTCTATGCTGTGACTGTTtttgtccgtctgtgtgtctcactgtctcgctgcctgtctgcctgttgctccatgcctgtctgtctgttgctccatgcctgtctgcctgttgctccatgcctgtctgcctgttgctccatgcctgtctgcctgttgctccatgcctgtctgtctgttgctcCATGCCAGTCTGCCTGGGATGAACTGCCCAGTTACAATAACAGTACTGAGTGGTAGCTGTTTGATAGTTATAGTTCAGGAAACAAACTACTAAGACTATTTAAGCTTTGCTAACTTGTGTTCCTTCAATACTTGGATAACAAGTGTTCCTTTGCGCAACTCTGTGTTTGACACTTTTTATAAGAAGTAGAACTGAAACTGACCgctaactgtatataaataaataatgtattaactCAGCTTGACATAATAATGGTTGTGTTTCATAATGTCAAAGGCGACATTATTCATATacatgtttctctcttttgtcaTGCTGTGTCACCCTTTGTGCGTAAACCCAATCAGAGAAAAGTTGAATAGAATTTCAACTCATGTCATGTGCCATTGTATTGTTCATGCagctgaataataaaataagtgtgaatgctaaatgaatgaattctAGTGAAAATATATccaaaataatagaataatttATATAACTGGGGTTTGGATTGActtcagtatttctaaaatcctgGCTAAGGCcctaaacaaataataaaacaaataataataatattaataatattaataatattaataatattaataataataataataataataataataataataataataataaatttaatttatacagcgcttttcaagacctcaaagccgctttacaatagtaggggaagtggggggaggggttaggacgagggaagaagaaaacaaaaggggaaagagaaaaagaaaaaatgatactataataatatagtaataaataatacggttaacagggggctagcaaatgatagttgagaagaggtgcgtcttgaggcgggactgaaatatagagagggactgagagtcacggatgtcttgggggagggagttccagagccttggtgctgccctggagaaggctctgtctccaaagctgcgcagcttggatttggggatggaaaggagaccagctgaggtggatctgagggaccgcgggggttggtagggggagatgaggtcagtgagataggaggggaCAAATATTGTCCTAGGTGGTGGACAAATATTGTCAAACAATTGTTGGTAACAAATCACTAAACTTCTGAAAACAGTCCTGCCGAAACATCATTacataaagcaaaaacaatgcatgtcaatatatttaaagaaggAATTAGTATACGTTTGCCCTGCTGAAATACAGGGATTGACTAAGCAGTCAAATTACGAATTTTGTCTTGTTAAGTATCTAAAGTAAGTAAACTTATTACTTTCCTAACCGTTGTTTTCTCTAGACTCCTCCAGCGCAGTCACAGTGTCAGCAAGTCCTCTCAGTGACATCACAGAGGGCGTGGCCTTACGTCTGGCCTGCTGCAGCCCTGTGGCCGGCCCACAGGCCCGTTTCAGATGGTACAAGAGCACAAGTAGCAGCCCGAGACATACTGGACAGGTGTGGGACATCAGTGAGGTTACACCTGATGTCTCTGGCAGCTACTACTGTCAGATACAGACTGGAGATAAAGTGCAGAACTCAACAATGCTGCCCATTGACATAGAGTGTAAGTTTAATGAAGTCTAATGAAGTTTTATCCTGATTTAAATTCATATTATTATCAATCATtagttaacattaacataagttaaacacacaacatgtcatTTTCTGCTACTAGGGGTCTTTCAATCAAGTCTTTCAAGTGAAGTAGcggggatcatgggagttgttgtttGGTCTTCACCACCATTGCAGTCAGAAAATAACAGATTTCTCTAGGTGTGGGATAATGTGcatacacaactcaacaaaaagATATAGCAGGTGTggtcgtttttagacattttaaattattataccTTTAACTCCATATGTCTAGTTAAGGACGGTGACTTTTTTAAAAAAGAGATCTGATTTAGTTGTTATATGTTGTTAAAGTGGCCTTTAAGGAAGGTGCCTCTGACTGGACACTTCATACGAGAATTTCTTCACTGGATGAAGAAGGTTTTCTGTACAGTTTGACAAATTTGCTGTGATAAATGATGTAAAAACAGTCAGTGGTTTGACAAAATCCCATTTGACTTGAAGTCGGGTGTAACTGACCTTTCATCTCCTTCCTGGCTAGACTCTCCTCGAAGCACAgctgtctcagtctctcctgctggagaGCTACAGGATGGGCTCCCTGTGACTCTGACCTGCAGCAGTGATGCTAACCCGCCTGTCCAGACATTCACCTGGTACCTGGGTGCAGCATGTCTCCCTACAGCAGACAAAAGCTTTCATCGAGCGAGACAATCCACAGCTATACCAACAGGACGAGGCCCGACACTCAGCAGTGTCAACATCTCCGCTAAAGAATATGGGCAGCACTGCTGTGTAGCACGCAACAGGCATGGATCCCAGACTGACAGCGTAACACTCACAGGTCCCAAAGGTAAGTCAAGGAAGATTCTGAAGAAGAGTCATTCGCAGTTTTCAGAGGCAACCATGTTTGCTCCCCAATCCAGTCCCAATGCAGAAAATAGTCCCATAATAACACCTGGCCAACCctaaactaaatatttgaagGGTTGAGCAGgtttcttttataaaatgtgCATATATGAGTACAAAAttaatttcaatttattttttaaagccatGTGACGGAGGTGACAGATTGACTCACAGCTACTGGAGTCGGCATTTTGTATAGACTAACCTTTGACAATGCTAAATAAATCTGAAACTTAGCTTTATCAAAGTAAAAATTATTTGTGGTGGTGATgacctagtggtctagtggtacaccttccaaacaaaacactagaaggttgggagttcaataccaggctgccaccattgtacccctgagcaaggtacttaaccctgagttgctccaagGGGACTGTCcgtgtagttagttcaatgtaagagCCTTCAATGTATAAGAgggtctgctaaatgacctgtaatttATTAGTTTAGCCACTTTTTATTATccaaaatattttgtattttgttatataATACAAAGAGGAAAGTAGAAAAATTGAAAAATATATGACTTTGTCAGTCAATATTTAGTTAAAATATTTCGACAATTTTGCATTGAAAAATAGAGAAATAcatagaaaaatacatttacacatttacattgtacATACTCAGTACCAGGATGCTTTTGGTAACGTCTATagcaggggtctgcaacctgcggctcaggagccacatgtggctctttaacccctatgaagtggctccctgtagcttttgttgcacagtggacaatctttcaaagggaacacctcttatctcggagttcgaggtgatattatgacactgaaataaaatatattttttttaatattttcaattaaaaaatgcgtcacattctcctgcgtctatGGACTCggtgcctttccctgcaggtggcttatcttgagttacagacccccgcctaactcggtatgctaaccatggataaaaccaaaaaaagatacGTTTCGGAGGAAAATTGTtgaattctgcgtggacagatacatttgctttccctgtcaacaatgctggcttacctgtgtgcttgatatgtggcaaGAAATGAGtaaacaacataaaatgtgatgttgaaagacattttgtgggacatttgtgaggctgttaggttgtttaaaagccaaagaaatgatcaccacctccatgtggatgaaaacacactgaaacggacataattaagtacaaactggcctatttatttatgtttactctttttatttatttttttcatttcatttttatattgtattttttattgttttgtgcatttttatattatttttatttttattttattcaacaaatatggggggGGACTCAAATATACCGGCATAGTTCTGTGTTCTgcgtttaatttatttaaaagtaggccgaaacatgccagtgtattttttccttctcttcaaaagagtttggtgttttcctttgttaaaacaggtaaaaatagcaacagtttgtcattttgtaatttcataaatgcaacaaatgtagtTTAagtatatattaaatctataagctgtgttatcaaatatgttttacggctccagacaaatcttatttggtggaagaggggcaaaatggctcagatagtaaaggttgccgacccctggtctatagTCATCCACATGCACATTGAATTACAGAATACTTCCTGAGACAGTTCTGGCTTTAACCCCTTTTCTGTCCACACCAACAGCGGACCCGTCTGACTCTTCAGGACGCAGATTGCTGATTATCGGAGTGACCATCGCTGTTCTTCTGGCTATTATAGCCATAGTGGCCTTTCTCTTGAGGAGGTGAGTTATTGGCTTCTCTACAGCTGATcagtatatttctttattcactGCTATATTTCtattagcattttagcatcagGAATCTTAAGAGGCACTGTAATGTACCATTGAATGggtgtaaaataatgtaatttaaaagtatacagtatgtgtggttAAAGATCCAGTGTGTAACACTGTTTCAGCTATGTGAAATTATGTTGTAAACTATAtccatatataataataataatccaatctAGATGTGACCATAATACGTAGCTAAAAGGTTGAAGTGATGCCTGCAGCATTATGAATATCAACCAAAGATCTTCAGTGTCTGGGTTTTGGTTGCATACagtgttaataaataatttattatatttttagaaaacTAATAATGATAACGTTAACTTAATAGTGAAATTGTCAGTGCTActtttttgattattatttgcCTGTCTTTTCAGGAGACAGAAGTCATCCAGACATCAGCCGTATGTCCTCACAGAGACAACTGATACGGCACCTTAAGGCCTCCTTCAGCACAAAGTACAAACACCCTACGACCACCAGAACATACCTTTAAAGTAACTCAGGATAGGTAGATTTTGTTTCAATAGTCTTGGACACTCTTGTGCATTTACCTTCATGCCTCATGTTGCCAAGTAAACCCCTAAATTGGGCTGCTTGATCTCATGACTGAAATAATGTACACAGAAGACAAACAACTTCCAAGACTGTTGACAGTGGCGCTAACTCAGAGTGGGCCAACCTGAAGACCATATGATAGACATGTCTGTACATTCAAACACGCAGGTCAATTCTGAAACCCTTCATTCCTGGATTTCAATGTACGGACCTCAACAAGGATGAACTTGGCTCATTTGTGCTTTAAGAGAGTAAatggtttttttatttatttttttaatgacagaACTGAAGCTAAAGAAAAACTGTGTGAATATCTTTATTCTGTTGGCTCGTATCTGATCTTTTGCTCCATTTGTTTAAGTTTTACTGTGCTTTTAGGATAAGCTAAATGTTACTGCCAGGGTTCAACCATGCCATCTTTAAGAAAACATGTATTCATTATAACTGAGAAAATAGACTGAAAATCATAAAGTCATTACCAAACGCTTTCTACTTTGTGCTCTTGTCAGTTGAACTGTTGTGAATTTTTTGAATCCATCCTCCATGGTTCATCACATGTGACGACCACAGATGACATCCAAAGTCGTTGTTAGCGCTTAAACAACACGCCACCGAGTGCACCCAGTGATGTATAAGCAAGAAAACAGCTGTTACTGAAAGCCTGTTAGGGATGAACATGAAGATGATGACGGAAAATACAGTCATAATGATCCAATTAAATGCTGTTTGCAGTTAGCACTGGGTCACATCTGTGTGCTTTTGAGTAAACTCTTCAGTATGATAAGGCTCTAACAGATACTGACCAGAGCCTGAGGATGAAAACCAGGAGGACAGTGACTCTGACACCCGGATAtccatttacaaaatgttctttGATATCAACTCACCATCTCATTAGTCTATTTATAGAATTTAGCTTTTGTCTGACATACAAAATGAGAGAGTTGTCAAGAGTTGTGGTATTTGGTTGCATTTACTGTAAaaggacagttcaccccaaaataaatatatttactcttacctgtagtgctatttatcaaactagattgttttggtgtgtgttgctgagtgttggggatatcggccgtagagatgtctgccttctcttggCTTTTCGTACTCAAAGCgccaaaacaatacatttgaataactcaacaacattgtttctttacagaaatcatgacccggttactcaagttATAGTAGTTTGgtataaagaaaatagttcctaaaggaaactgctcacaataaggtctgtggattatcttgagtaaccaggtcatggtttctggaaagagacaatgctgttgagtttttcaaatgtattattttggctctttgagcaccacaagccgagtgccatctagtgcCATTATATTCGcgagaaggccgacatctctacggccgttatcctaaaaaaatgtatcttcaTAAATAGCAATACAggtaagaagaaaacaaatttgGGGATGATTTATTGAGAATCAGAGGTAATTACTTGTGCACAAATTGTAATGCTACTCATTCCATCATGTATACTGGACTTCTAATTCTAAAGCTGTTTTAAGCTACAGTGTATGTCACTTgagagttagggttagggttagagagTACTGAAGAGTTAAACCAAGATATACAAAATGTGTGATATCTTAGATTTAATGAAAAGATTCTTGTACTTTCCTTTTTCCAACACTATAATTGCCTTTTTTTGGAGAAACAAATTGTAAACAGGACGTTTATTGCATACCAAAACATGTTAATAacactttttcatttaaattgatGTTGATGCcttataaaaacataatctaTACAGTTGTTAAAGCAGcaattttgaaatgttaatttTTATGCATGCAggtatgaaatgtgtttacaggtgtCCGTAGTTTTCACCAGAAGGTACACATATTGAATAGCAATCACCAATACCATATTGACCAAACGTCTGCCATCTGAAGGTAACAAAGCATTTACAAGTTTACCAGAACATAATTTACATGATTGTTTTAAACTCAAGAGGGCGCCATATCCTGGTTTGAGCGCAATGATTCTGGATACAGGCTGCTGTACCAGTAGTCATGGGTGTAATTTCCACTGGGGACAGAGGGGACAGAGGGGACATGTCCCCCCCACTTTCAAattagtttattaatattttttaactgCAAGCCATCAACGccacagaggagcaggacacactagctgtgtctcaattcaggggctgcagccttctgcatttgtagaccgattacgtcataGCAGCCGTGACAGCGCTGTCCCATTTCGgagactccttcaaatgcagccgGCATATGCGGCCTTCTCTTCCTGGATTTGGAGGATACGTCAGATATATCCTTCACGGCGGCacgtatcccaagattcattgcgcgccagagaagttattttctgacGAAAAATGGCGGTTCGCTTCGgaccgaaccacgccccttaactgtgatataatgaccatataccacggcctgtcgtgagctattgcttaaatatatatatatatatatatatatatatatatatatatatatatatatatatatatataaacaatatatgCACAGCCTCTTTGcatagtatttatatatatataaaaatatggaGTGAGTATAATGCCTTGAAACCCCATACTAATGCTGTCACACTAAACAACTTAAAATACACTCTGGTCTTCCTGCTTACTAGCTAGTTATATTGACAGAAACATGGTGTTCAATAAGGCCATCAAACATTCTGAATTTAACAGCTAAGTTTTCTCTTCTGCAACCCATGTTGTTCTGTTTGCACACATCATCATCTCCactctgttgtgttgtgttcttTATCAGAACCATGAGCTGATAGAAAACTAAACACAGAATTacaaatgagcaaaacaaatcagattttaattaaatttatttcaaatgtaaaaagacataaataagaaaacaaaacaaaaatatgcaGAAAACTTATACATTCAACTCTCAATAAACTTTAATTGATACATTTCAATAAAACGTTTATCACCATAGTTCCTAAATGTTtgtagaaatgcaggaaataGGATTcgagaaacatttttaaagttacaCCCTTGCCAGTAGTGAACCACTCACACCACTGAAAGATGTTCAGCAACAATACATTCACAGCAAAATAGCTTCATTTAGTAACATTTGTAAGGTTTGGGTATTTAAttgatgaaagaaaataatgttatgTCTTGACAAGGACAGAACGTTTACACAGACATTCACAGACGAGTCGGGAGTGAAAGAGAGTTGTAACATTTTTCGTGCCAGCAAACTTGCTGTTCAACTCtaactctgtctgtcttttggtTGAGCTCCAATCAGCATACCAGCCACTGACATTCTTGTGCTGAGTCATGTATCCAGTGTAATGAAATGTCATCAGGCTCAGGTCAAAATTTCCTGCTGTGTAACCCGGTTCTTTTGACCTATTTAGGCGTGTTTTCGTAATCATGGCTGTTCTCCTGAAACACAACAGGGCAACATTAGACATTTCTTGTTAAACTGTCAGTAGTTTATTTAAACACAGCGAAGTCCTTCTTACCTCTTTATCCACAGCAGAATTACGTTTCTGCCTCCTTAAACAATGAAATAAGAAGTGTTTACATTGAACTCTCACAGTCATAGTATGAAATGTCACTGTACAAAATGAAGAGTGTTGTGTATAACTTAACTTACCATAACCAGATAATAACCAGTGGAAGCAACAGGACAATAAAGACTTTGACTCCAATACCAACAAAGAGGATGACGCGGCTAACTGTTAGTAAAGGAAGAAAAAACTATGAGAGAAATTAACATCATCTCAGATTTTCAAGCATAGTTAGAAATGTTCGACAAATTCATTGTAAAACTTGAGCTGATGTTGGTTTAAATTCCAGGTTACTGTATTTTATCAAATCAGCACATTTTAACAACCAGTTTTGGATTAAAATCTAGATGTATGGTTCTGTGATGAATACAATGTTTAATTCCCCAATGGATTAGCTATTTAGGTTGTTATTGCTCAGTGTATCAATGCTCATCTGCTAAATCTTCCTTGCATACTCACTGTCTGGATTGTCCACTGTCAGCAACACCTCAGTTGAGTTGTTTTCCCCCAGTTGGTTTGCGGCCTGACAGAAGTAGAGTCCAGTGTGGGACGTGTCTACAGAGGGGAGAGACAGCACCTGTCCTGATCCCACCTGGAGCATGGAGCTGACACTGGAAGCAGTACCCAGGCTGTACCAGGTGTAGCTGTGTGCTGCAGGGTTAGCAGCACTGCTGCAGGTCAGATTCACACTGCTGCCCACCGTCAGCTGGCCAGAATAACTCATCTCGACAGATACATTTAATGGAGGatctataataaaaaacacaaccacTGTGCTGTTGTATATATCCActtaaattatgtattttttctgcaagtttaaaaaataataatatttatggATTTTCCTGACCATttaaacccaaatatatttaacatattttgtCAAAGCATGAGAAGACTGATCCCACCCTCAGATCTGTACGTTAGCTGCCAGCAGGAGTtggttagtttagcttagcacaaagactggaaacagggggaacagctagcctggttgtGACCAAAGGCAACTAAACACTTCAGTTTGTGTACGGAGTAAATAAACAAGATACAATATGTTAATTAGTTTACTGTAtgggtgctggtaggtggattttgttactttgtgaTTTCTCTTCCTGTTTACAGTCTGTGCGCTATGCTATTTGGATGCTGCTGGTAACTTCTTATTTAATGGACAGACATGAAAGGGGCATCAATTAACTCAATACGCAATAATAAGCAGTAATACGTATTTTCCCAAAATGCTGATCTATTCCTTAAAGTTGTATCATACAGTGAAATACCAGTTTCTCAGCCAACAATGTCATAATAAACATCCTTACAATGAACTTCCAGAGCCACAGGGTCAGATCGCACTGACTCCTGTCCTTTGACAGCACATACATAATTCCCAGAATCCTCTGCTTGAGCCTGGAACTCCAGTCTGGCTACTTGACGTCCATCTTTAAACCAAACTGTGGTGGAAAAGTCGCAGGATGTTGAACATTCAAGAGTCACATAGTCTCCTGCTCTCACATTGTCAGGGTAAACTCTGGCTCTCagctctggacagcagtcagtgAAAGAAACAGAGATCATGACATTAAGAAAAGCTGAAAACATGAAACTTGAAGGGTCACACTCAATGAAGAATCATTTTACCTGTGACAGTCAGATACACCGATTTTTTACTCCGCCATCCTATGGTCTTCGTATCAAACCTGAAGTAGTAATGCCCTGTGTCATTATCCTGGAGGTTATGTATTGCCAGGCCACAGTTGTGCTGACGGTCACCAAAATATTCAGAACGATTTTCATATGAAGGAAGATCTGAGAGCTGAACACGTCTCCAGGTGCCATTTTTTAATTCCCCTTTGTGCCATACAGTGTTTTCAACAGTTTCCCCATCGGTGTAGTTGTATGAGCACCTGAGCTCCACCGATGATCCCTTTAAAGCACAAGGATTCGGGTTTTCAAAAGTCACTGACCGACCAGCACCCACAGTTCCTGCAGAGAGATCATGATGTCAggtaaagtgttttatttagttttattggtTTACTGAATATGCAGAGTTAAAACAACAATCATCAGAGGAAACTGAAACATACTGCTctacaataataattatttaactTTAGGATGTGacttaaaggtccagtgtgtaggattaaGTGGCCTCTGCAACCGTCTACAaccggattgtttcacaagcaGCCGATTTACTCTCTAATAAAAAGCTTAATCGTCCTCAGacgatagccgatgggttcAGGGTTTACATTTCGGCCAATGTGTTTCACCTCTTTTGCTCTCAACACGGACTGTTTGCCTACATTCAAGCAAAGCCTGCTCAAACAAGATTGGCCAATACTATTCGGACTACAAACGCAAACCAAAATCTTGATTGtaaaaaaaaggtattaaatattttttaataaaaagtataaaaatatttatattgaa contains:
- the LOC115020875 gene encoding sialoadhesin, which translates into the protein MGGRVSCWLLLSISLKGILAGDWSVRLPSSPICAVTGSSVVLPCSYDYPQSSNETQEEGGLAAQIGGGEEGQRYEVLSEMWCLEDSRCITSRYVFHSASIFPDPSYQNRVEYLGQPGSKNCSVRISDVRQSDSGAYVFYVITSHPTQKMPEQSGVQLLVADSSSAVTVSASPLSDITEGVALRLACCSPVAGPQARFRWYKSTSSSPRHTGQVWDISEVTPDVSGSYYCQIQTGDKVQNSTMLPIDIEYSPRSTAVSVSPAGELQDGLPVTLTCSSDANPPVQTFTWYLGAACLPTADKSFHRARQSTAIPTGRGPTLSSVNISAKEYGQHCCVARNRHGSQTDSVTLTGPKADPSDSSGRRLLIIGVTIAVLLAIIAIVAFLLRRRQKSSRHQPYVLTETTDTAP
- the cd22 gene encoding B-cell receptor CD22 is translated as MCFALMEKMFAMLVLLILKSGTVGAGRSVTFENPNPCALKGSSVELRCSYNYTDGETVENTVWHKGELKNGTWRRVQLSDLPSYENRSEYFGDRQHNCGLAIHNLQDNDTGHYYFRFDTKTIGWRSKKSVYLTVTELRARVYPDNVRAGDYVTLECSTSCDFSTTVWFKDGRQVARLEFQAQAEDSGNYVCAVKGQESVRSDPVALEVHYPPLNVSVEMSYSGQLTVGSSVNLTCSSAANPAAHSYTWYSLGTASSVSSMLQVGSGQVLSLPSVDTSHTGLYFCQAANQLGENNSTEVLLTVDNPDISRVILFVGIGVKVFIVLLLPLVIIWLWRQKRNSAVDKEENSHDYENTPK